In Vibrio neptunius, the following are encoded in one genomic region:
- a CDS encoding M9 family metallopeptidase: protein MKHNQRLFIPQKIASALLLAGLSFNALAAPECEYELLSRSSDWVEQVKVADSSCYSSWFNAPEDAAMGIYSETSIKQVQRALLDEVTQYDGDEQQAKRIANLSELIKAAYFARYSTQSNYGYYSEQLSRELAQISARFLSSQYAQSTGREQVRAMSAMSIMVDSVKQLPSAMPAMLDLLESFNRQNSQQLQYVDGLNNLFRAMNGHVARDYFYADVAAHQEYLVRLETFVDQNRWALGTDAEFLIYNAVRESGRLLASRDEKLRSQVMAFMKRTLARNAIGTEGERLWIAAAEMIMFYAPEEGKKLKLEQSKSKLELSVLPYRYQCQGAAIIRSQNLSEQQSEKACEVLSAVEADFHQVVNSGWAPVNDDHNDNVEVVVWKDNDAYVAYSHFLFGNSTDNGGQYLEGDPSKPENVARFLAYRYDAGDELAILNLEHEYIHYLDGRFNLYGDFSDTLSSGHMVWWLEGFAEYMHYRQDYQAAVDLIEHQPMSLSEVIETTYEDDTNRIYRWGYLGVRFMLEEHPQHMARLLEFARKGDYATWSEQAKRLGVEFNSEFALWLETVSSTDSGSHNGDGESDPSPQDSAKIVSFAANHAQDYSANAYEEHLFYIDIPSEVTEFSVSIEGDGDADLYASYQSVAHYYEYQISDFQRGSNEAIKIQPQENGYIAPGRYYFSLTARESFESVRVTSKTVTRSPNIEQDDLTPKLMSANEPMQLKVKQTRYVGMYVERPATVRLWITAADEIPSNVDVFVGQHSWATRESFDVSGQKSDSNEFVQFEVEEAGYVHFTLSAEQQGGEVELYATY from the coding sequence ATGAAGCACAATCAACGTTTGTTTATCCCCCAGAAAATTGCTAGCGCTCTGCTATTGGCAGGACTCAGTTTCAATGCCCTTGCCGCCCCAGAGTGTGAGTACGAGTTACTTTCGCGCTCCTCTGATTGGGTGGAACAAGTCAAAGTCGCCGATTCGTCTTGTTATTCTTCCTGGTTCAATGCACCTGAAGACGCAGCAATGGGTATTTACAGCGAGACTTCAATAAAGCAAGTACAGCGCGCCTTGCTAGACGAAGTCACACAGTATGATGGGGATGAGCAGCAGGCAAAGCGAATTGCCAACCTTAGTGAGTTGATCAAAGCGGCGTATTTTGCGCGTTACTCAACTCAATCAAACTATGGGTACTATTCTGAACAGTTGAGTCGTGAGCTTGCCCAAATCTCAGCCCGATTCTTAAGCAGCCAATATGCTCAATCGACTGGACGCGAACAGGTACGTGCAATGTCTGCAATGAGCATCATGGTCGACAGCGTGAAACAATTACCTAGCGCAATGCCAGCCATGCTTGACTTGCTTGAAAGCTTCAATCGCCAAAATAGCCAACAACTGCAGTATGTGGATGGATTGAACAACCTGTTCAGAGCGATGAATGGTCACGTAGCGCGAGACTATTTCTATGCGGATGTTGCTGCTCACCAAGAGTATCTTGTGAGGCTAGAAACGTTTGTTGATCAGAATCGCTGGGCACTGGGTACCGACGCAGAATTTCTTATCTACAACGCTGTACGTGAATCTGGTCGGCTATTGGCGAGTAGAGATGAGAAGCTACGTAGCCAGGTGATGGCGTTTATGAAACGGACTTTAGCACGTAATGCAATTGGCACTGAAGGTGAACGATTATGGATCGCTGCTGCAGAGATGATCATGTTTTATGCGCCAGAAGAAGGCAAAAAGTTAAAGCTTGAACAAAGTAAGTCGAAGCTTGAGCTTAGCGTTCTTCCGTACCGCTATCAATGTCAGGGGGCCGCGATTATTCGTTCGCAAAACTTATCCGAGCAACAGTCTGAAAAGGCGTGTGAAGTTCTGTCAGCGGTTGAAGCAGATTTTCATCAGGTCGTGAACTCTGGTTGGGCTCCAGTCAATGACGATCACAATGATAATGTCGAAGTGGTGGTCTGGAAGGACAACGATGCTTATGTCGCTTACTCTCATTTCCTGTTCGGCAATAGCACGGACAATGGAGGTCAGTATCTAGAGGGCGATCCGTCCAAACCGGAAAATGTGGCGCGCTTTTTAGCCTATCGCTACGATGCCGGTGATGAACTGGCCATCTTAAATCTTGAGCACGAGTACATTCACTATTTAGATGGTCGTTTCAATCTCTATGGTGATTTTAGTGATACCTTAAGCAGCGGTCATATGGTCTGGTGGCTGGAAGGATTCGCAGAGTATATGCATTACCGTCAAGATTACCAAGCGGCGGTGGATTTGATTGAACATCAGCCGATGTCTTTGAGTGAAGTGATTGAAACTACCTACGAAGACGACACTAACCGCATCTACCGCTGGGGTTATCTAGGGGTTAGATTTATGTTGGAAGAACACCCTCAGCACATGGCTCGCTTACTAGAATTTGCAAGAAAAGGAGATTATGCGACTTGGAGTGAACAAGCGAAGCGCTTGGGTGTTGAGTTCAATAGCGAGTTTGCATTGTGGTTAGAAACAGTCTCATCTACTGATTCTGGTTCGCACAACGGTGACGGAGAGTCGGACCCATCGCCACAAGACTCAGCAAAAATAGTGAGTTTTGCCGCCAACCACGCCCAAGACTATAGCGCTAACGCCTACGAGGAGCATCTGTTTTACATCGATATCCCCTCTGAAGTGACAGAATTCTCTGTTTCGATTGAAGGTGATGGTGATGCTGACTTGTATGCCAGCTACCAAAGTGTTGCACACTACTATGAGTATCAGATTTCCGACTTTCAACGCGGAAGTAACGAGGCAATCAAGATTCAACCCCAAGAAAATGGCTACATTGCACCGGGGCGCTACTATTTCAGCTTAACAGCCCGCGAATCATTTGAATCCGTAAGGGTAACAAGTAAAACGGTCACTCGCTCCCCGAACATTGAGCAAGATGACTTGACGCCAAAACTGATGTCAGCGAACGAACCTATGCAGTTAAAGGTAAAGCAAACACGTTATGTGGGCATGTATGTTGAGAGACCTGCAACAGTTCGGCTTTGGATAACTGCAGCAGACGAAATTCCAAGTAACGTAGATGTGTTTGTCGGTCAACATTCTTGGGCAACAAGAGAGAGCTTTGATGTGTCTGGGCAGAAGAGTGATAGCAATGAGTTTGTCCAGTTTGAGGTAGAGGAGGCTGGTTACGTCCACTTTACGTTGAGTGCTGAACAGCAAGGTGGAGAAGTCGAACTTTACGCCACCTATTAG
- a CDS encoding chromosome segregation ATPase has translation MVYRYLLMMLAIVAGIFLWPEDDIASAGAVIEREDSAQSIASNEDRYRTVVEDRGHTESPIQPSREILSSSVAKSAGKSLVEALDSFWQQCQRRNDCEQVLNELKAELSDARYHLLARYPQLKAQWQKVMGELELNQYHSLSDRIAEIKRQALLIWGELANVMFAEEYALYDFSLASQSLATDSAVSYVESYEALLNQWQHNEESLSLDSGAARYEKGMSLIPSTFTQQQKDQAQAQLSAKYLNAEQSASITQREQQVASQKVQVESYQSQLSDLKQSLDQQRSTSGSTMSDLEWQQYVDQQISEFRTHFLHINSC, from the coding sequence GTGGTCTATCGTTATCTACTGATGATGCTTGCCATTGTTGCAGGCATCTTTCTCTGGCCAGAGGATGACATTGCCAGTGCTGGGGCGGTGATTGAAAGAGAAGATTCTGCTCAATCTATCGCTTCCAACGAGGATCGCTATCGAACGGTGGTAGAAGATAGAGGACACACCGAAAGTCCGATTCAACCCAGTCGAGAGATACTGTCAAGCTCTGTTGCGAAAAGCGCAGGGAAATCGTTGGTTGAGGCGTTGGACTCTTTTTGGCAACAGTGCCAACGGCGTAATGATTGTGAACAGGTACTGAATGAGCTCAAAGCTGAGCTATCGGATGCTAGGTATCATCTCCTTGCTCGTTATCCTCAATTGAAAGCACAGTGGCAAAAGGTAATGGGAGAGTTGGAGCTCAATCAATACCACTCGTTATCTGATCGAATTGCAGAAATAAAGCGGCAGGCATTGTTGATCTGGGGCGAGCTGGCAAACGTTATGTTTGCTGAAGAATATGCGCTCTATGACTTTAGTTTGGCGTCCCAGAGTTTAGCGACTGATAGCGCTGTGAGTTACGTTGAAAGCTACGAAGCATTACTAAATCAATGGCAACACAATGAAGAGTCGCTGTCTTTAGATAGCGGTGCAGCACGTTATGAAAAAGGCATGAGTCTAATACCAAGCACGTTTACGCAGCAGCAAAAGGATCAAGCACAAGCACAACTGTCTGCCAAGTACCTTAATGCGGAACAGTCAGCATCCATTACTCAACGAGAGCAACAAGTTGCCAGTCAGAAGGTACAAGTTGAAAGCTATCAAAGCCAGTTGTCTGATCTCAAACAATCACTTGACCAACAACGTTCAACATCGGGGTCGACAATGTCTGATCTTGAGTGGCAGCAGTACGTTGACCAGCAGATTAGCGAGTTTCGTACACACTTTTTACATATAAATAGTTGTTAA
- a CDS encoding sphingomyelin phosphodiesterase, translating into MNLKQWNLLLASLIALPVLADTDVYLTNNSDQSLTIQVSHDGTDLLEYGEEWKQHTETLGPWETKQVLSFNRWEGVKSGKTYQFNTVVSNPVGESVVLNQVMEGHWYNSTIEYGVSSSDVELALKDDRNVHRFNTAAFGDRQAELAFKSANTARYDDLYYTITPAKVDEAVEPDENTLKLMTYNIWALPVIASHIGDRYALIPEYVKGYDVLALQEVFASGREEFLRELAKEYPYQTKMLDKDGINIYDGGVTIVSRYPIVNQAQYVFPDCTGTDCFADKGVNYAEVIKGGKAYHVFATHTASFDTDTARDYRQRQFKQIRELATSLNIPTSETVVYSGDFNVNKRKFPGDYQQMIANLSAIEPQYSGYTESTFDPRINGFAGKAMSGGENVEYLDYVMVSDEYAVKSFNDNRVDVPRSTDERLWKHYNLSDHFPVSAVIK; encoded by the coding sequence ATGAATCTTAAGCAGTGGAATCTCTTGTTAGCGTCTCTGATTGCGCTTCCCGTTTTAGCGGACACAGATGTATATTTAACCAATAATTCAGACCAGTCTCTGACTATTCAGGTGAGCCATGATGGCACCGATTTGCTTGAATACGGCGAAGAATGGAAGCAACACACAGAAACGCTTGGGCCCTGGGAGACTAAGCAAGTACTCAGTTTTAATCGTTGGGAAGGGGTCAAATCGGGCAAGACATACCAATTCAATACGGTAGTTTCCAACCCCGTCGGCGAAAGTGTTGTGCTAAACCAAGTGATGGAAGGGCATTGGTACAACTCAACCATTGAATATGGAGTCTCTTCATCTGATGTTGAACTTGCTCTAAAAGATGACCGTAATGTACACCGCTTTAATACGGCCGCATTTGGTGATCGGCAAGCGGAGTTGGCGTTCAAGTCCGCGAATACCGCTCGTTATGATGACCTTTACTACACCATCACACCTGCCAAAGTCGATGAAGCGGTTGAGCCAGATGAAAACACGCTGAAGTTAATGACTTACAACATTTGGGCGTTGCCTGTTATTGCTTCACATATTGGTGACCGCTACGCACTGATCCCTGAATACGTAAAAGGTTACGATGTGTTGGCTTTGCAAGAAGTGTTTGCTAGTGGTCGAGAGGAGTTTCTACGCGAATTGGCAAAAGAGTATCCTTACCAGACCAAGATGTTAGATAAAGATGGCATCAACATTTACGATGGTGGTGTGACTATCGTCAGCCGTTACCCAATCGTCAATCAAGCCCAGTATGTATTCCCTGACTGTACTGGCACAGATTGCTTCGCAGACAAAGGTGTCAACTACGCAGAAGTGATTAAAGGTGGTAAGGCTTATCACGTGTTTGCAACGCATACAGCGTCGTTCGATACAGACACCGCGCGTGATTATCGTCAGCGTCAGTTCAAACAGATCCGTGAACTTGCCACTTCGCTCAATATTCCGACAAGTGAAACAGTGGTTTACAGCGGTGATTTCAATGTGAACAAGCGTAAATTTCCGGGTGATTATCAACAGATGATTGCAAATCTCAGTGCCATTGAACCGCAATACTCAGGGTATACAGAGTCGACTTTCGACCCACGTATTAATGGTTTTGCCGGCAAAGCGATGTCAGGTGGTGAGAATGTTGAATATCTTGATTACGTGATGGTGAGTGATGAGTATGCGGTGAAATCATTCAACGATAACCGTGTTGATGTACCGCGTAGTACCGATGAGCGTCTGTGGAAGCACTACAACTTATCGGATCATTTCCCAGTTTCTGCGGTGATTAAGTAG
- a CDS encoding collagenase, whose product MELKKITVAVASVLLSANAYAISAPVPQVVELDAEHNHEHHHGVEDQHLEYSPTKLTPKKPQPTIKAFNMIAADEAAVPCDVEAFATSNSTSLINTITTQGASCVNELFSAESRIQEITFESGNMFNVAKHTTTLAKNYQGGGNDELEALFLYLRAGYYAEFYNDKISFDSLVRPAVKAAVDAFVANSHFYDNSDAHGKVLAEVIITMDSASLEHHYIDVVTQWLNRWNADYAQSWYMRNAVNSVFTVLFGGSWNDEYKAKIGEQTDLVNALSSFALNRNSIGRDDEFMTANAGRELGRLTRYQNTTIEANVKAKVKQIFSQYEMYGFGDSVWLGTADTASYYSDCTELDICNFKTELKSLVLSQSYTCGPSVHILSQNMTQVQHQAACEKMGYEEGYFHQRLETGNQPVADDYNTQLQVNIFDNSNDYGKYAGPIFGIDTNNGGMYLEGDPSKQGNVPNFIAYEASYANPDHFVWNLEHEYVHYLDGRFDMYGDFGHPTEKVVWWSEGIAEYIANEDNNQKAIDTIKDGSTYTLNEIFETTYDGFDVDRIYRWGYLAVRFMFERHMDDVNQMLVETRKGNWSQYKTVINGWSTAYQSEFEQWQQELVNGGSEPQPPTAIISVNSEGQVGESISFSSKDSSDSDGQISSYLWEFGDGAISSEANPTHQYSSEGSYSVRLTVTDNDGLTANTSASINIRSQGDNDSLPNDCAVRPKVSGGRLTAGEPVCLASQSPIWLSIEGVNEYQSMSITSAHGTGDLKLEYSNFGWPNYEGSNLHGWSDNSGNSECITLNGQANYWGYLKVSGEFSNAALVVDFNTSGCRQ is encoded by the coding sequence ATGGAACTTAAAAAAATAACAGTGGCAGTGGCTAGTGTATTACTTAGTGCGAATGCCTACGCCATCAGTGCCCCCGTACCACAAGTTGTCGAACTCGATGCAGAACACAATCACGAACATCACCATGGTGTAGAAGATCAACACCTTGAATACTCCCCAACGAAACTCACTCCGAAAAAGCCTCAACCAACAATCAAAGCGTTTAACATGATTGCGGCGGATGAAGCGGCCGTACCATGTGACGTCGAAGCGTTCGCGACATCAAATAGCACTAGCCTGATTAACACCATCACGACTCAAGGTGCTAGCTGTGTTAATGAGCTGTTCTCTGCTGAAAGCCGTATTCAGGAGATAACGTTTGAATCTGGCAACATGTTCAACGTGGCCAAACATACCACTACTTTAGCTAAGAATTATCAGGGTGGAGGAAACGATGAACTTGAAGCATTGTTCCTTTATCTACGTGCAGGGTATTACGCGGAATTTTACAACGACAAGATCAGCTTCGACTCATTGGTACGTCCAGCAGTGAAAGCGGCGGTAGATGCGTTTGTTGCCAACAGTCATTTTTACGACAACAGTGACGCTCACGGTAAAGTGTTAGCGGAAGTGATCATTACGATGGACAGCGCCAGCCTAGAACATCATTACATCGATGTTGTCACGCAATGGCTCAATCGTTGGAACGCCGACTACGCGCAGAGCTGGTACATGCGTAATGCAGTAAACAGTGTCTTCACCGTGTTGTTTGGTGGCAGCTGGAATGATGAGTACAAGGCGAAAATCGGCGAGCAGACTGACCTAGTGAATGCGTTATCGAGTTTTGCGCTAAACCGAAACTCAATTGGACGTGATGATGAGTTTATGACCGCAAATGCCGGCCGTGAACTCGGTCGATTAACGCGTTATCAAAACACGACTATTGAGGCCAATGTCAAAGCTAAGGTGAAGCAGATTTTTAGTCAGTATGAAATGTATGGCTTTGGTGATTCGGTGTGGCTGGGAACGGCGGATACTGCTTCATACTACTCAGATTGCACAGAGCTGGACATATGTAACTTCAAAACAGAATTGAAGTCATTGGTGCTATCACAAAGCTACACCTGTGGCCCGTCGGTTCATATATTGTCCCAGAATATGACTCAGGTTCAACACCAAGCAGCCTGTGAAAAAATGGGTTATGAGGAAGGTTACTTCCATCAGCGTTTAGAAACGGGTAACCAGCCAGTGGCTGATGACTACAATACTCAGTTGCAAGTGAACATCTTCGACAACAGCAATGACTACGGTAAATACGCCGGACCGATCTTTGGTATTGATACCAACAACGGCGGTATGTACCTCGAAGGTGATCCTTCCAAGCAAGGCAACGTGCCTAACTTCATTGCTTATGAAGCCTCCTACGCTAATCCTGATCATTTTGTTTGGAACCTAGAACACGAGTACGTCCACTATTTGGACGGTCGATTTGATATGTATGGTGATTTTGGTCATCCAACTGAAAAGGTTGTGTGGTGGAGTGAGGGTATAGCGGAGTATATCGCCAACGAAGACAACAATCAGAAAGCCATTGATACGATCAAAGACGGCTCAACTTACACGTTGAATGAGATTTTTGAGACAACGTATGACGGTTTTGATGTCGACAGAATCTATCGCTGGGGGTATCTGGCAGTCCGCTTCATGTTTGAGCGCCATATGGATGATGTAAATCAGATGCTGGTGGAAACGCGTAAAGGTAACTGGTCGCAATATAAAACCGTTATCAACGGCTGGTCTACAGCTTACCAAAGTGAGTTTGAACAATGGCAGCAAGAGTTGGTGAATGGTGGTTCGGAACCACAGCCACCAACAGCGATAATATCGGTCAACAGTGAGGGACAAGTAGGTGAATCCATTTCATTCAGTAGTAAAGATAGCTCAGACTCCGACGGTCAAATCTCGAGCTACCTCTGGGAGTTCGGTGACGGCGCGATCAGTTCAGAGGCCAATCCGACGCACCAATACAGTAGTGAGGGGAGTTATTCGGTCCGCTTAACGGTCACAGATAATGATGGTCTAACGGCCAATACCAGCGCATCGATCAATATTCGCAGCCAAGGTGACAACGATTCTTTGCCTAACGATTGTGCAGTTCGCCCGAAAGTCAGTGGTGGGCGATTGACTGCCGGAGAGCCCGTATGTTTGGCGTCTCAGTCACCAATTTGGCTGAGTATCGAAGGGGTTAATGAATATCAGTCGATGTCGATTACATCGGCGCATGGTACGGGTGATCTCAAACTGGAGTACAGTAACTTTGGCTGGCCAAATTATGAAGGTTCCAACCTTCATGGATGGTCTGATAATTCAGGAAACTCGGAATGTATCACTCTTAATGGTCAGGCGAATTACTGGGGGTACTTGAAAGTTTCTGGAGAGTTCAGCAATGCAGCACTGGTGGTTGATTTCAATACATCAGGTTGCCGTCAGTAG
- a CDS encoding DEAD/DEAH box helicase, which yields MENTLHFKDLGLDNRLLKNLKHFDFKKATDIQQQAIPVSIAGKDLLASSKTGSGKTLAFVLPMLHKSLKNKAFSAKDPRGVILAPTRELAKQVYGELRSMLGGLSYDATLIVGGENFNDQVKALRRYPKFIVATPGRLADHLDHRSLYLDGLETLILDEADRMLDLGFAPELRRIHNAAKHRRRQTLMFSATLDHAEVNEIAFEMLDAPKRIAIGVSNEEHKDITQKFYLCDHLDHKEAILDRILEEAEYKQLIIFTATRVDTERLTDKLNEKKLKAIALSGNLNQTQRNTIMSQFERAVFKILVTTDVASRGLDIANVTHVVNFDMPKHTEEYVHRVGRTGRAGNKGDAVSLVGPKDWDSFKRVEAYLQQDLTFSELEGLKGKFKGIKPRKPDYRGKKKVVKNTKPQVKKTAKKPTQRDKGFYQNVAVGDSVFIPKKKVAPKADDE from the coding sequence TTGGAGAATACTTTGCATTTTAAAGATTTAGGCCTAGATAATCGCTTACTGAAAAACTTGAAGCATTTCGATTTCAAGAAGGCGACAGACATACAGCAACAAGCCATTCCTGTGTCGATTGCTGGTAAAGATCTGTTGGCTTCTTCAAAAACGGGTTCGGGTAAAACACTGGCGTTTGTCTTACCTATGCTGCATAAGTCTTTAAAAAACAAAGCATTTTCAGCAAAAGATCCTCGTGGTGTAATTTTGGCTCCGACCCGTGAACTGGCGAAGCAAGTATACGGTGAGCTGCGTTCTATGCTGGGTGGCTTGTCTTATGACGCGACTTTGATTGTAGGTGGCGAAAACTTTAATGATCAGGTGAAAGCGCTACGTCGCTACCCGAAATTTATTGTCGCTACACCGGGTCGCTTGGCGGATCACCTTGATCACCGCTCGCTTTACCTAGACGGACTAGAGACGCTTATTCTTGATGAAGCGGACCGTATGCTGGATCTGGGTTTTGCACCTGAGCTACGTCGTATTCATAACGCTGCTAAGCACCGCCGTCGTCAAACTCTGATGTTCTCGGCAACCCTTGATCACGCTGAAGTGAATGAGATTGCTTTTGAAATGTTAGATGCTCCAAAACGTATTGCGATTGGGGTTTCTAATGAAGAGCATAAAGACATCACGCAGAAGTTCTATTTGTGTGACCATCTTGATCACAAAGAAGCGATTCTGGATCGCATTCTGGAAGAAGCTGAATACAAGCAGTTGATCATCTTTACTGCGACTCGCGTAGACACGGAGCGCTTAACGGACAAGCTCAACGAGAAGAAGCTGAAAGCCATTGCCCTGAGTGGCAACCTGAACCAGACTCAGCGTAACACCATCATGAGTCAATTTGAGCGTGCAGTGTTCAAAATTCTGGTCACAACAGATGTCGCTTCTCGTGGCTTGGATATTGCCAACGTCACACACGTGGTGAACTTTGATATGCCTAAGCACACAGAAGAGTACGTTCACCGTGTTGGTCGAACTGGCCGTGCTGGTAATAAAGGCGACGCAGTGTCTTTGGTTGGCCCGAAAGACTGGGATAGCTTTAAGCGTGTTGAAGCTTATCTCCAGCAAGACCTTACGTTCTCTGAACTGGAAGGTTTAAAAGGTAAATTCAAAGGAATCAAACCACGTAAGCCGGATTACCGTGGTAAGAAGAAAGTCGTCAAGAACACTAAACCACAAGTGAAGAAAACAGCGAAGAAGCCTACCCAGCGTGATAAAGGTTTTTATCAGAATGTCGCAGTAGGTGATTCTGTCTTTATTCCGAAAAAGAAAGTCGCCCCGAAAGCAGACGACGAGTAA
- a CDS encoding transporter substrate-binding domain-containing protein, with product MNIILKTLLSIMLLSCSLAKASNVTSSGAWKVAVDSDFSPFSYTDEQGNLTGLHVDIVKAVMDSAGIKYELSGFPWKRVVYLTDQNEVVFSIPWRGKEERFQKYFMAGPLSSSKRSFLNLKGRTFSTKLLVILKNIR from the coding sequence ATGAATATTATTCTGAAAACACTACTGAGCATTATGTTACTTTCTTGCTCTTTGGCGAAAGCTTCTAATGTCACCAGTTCAGGCGCTTGGAAAGTGGCGGTGGATAGTGATTTTTCTCCCTTTTCATATACTGACGAACAAGGAAACCTAACAGGGCTGCATGTTGATATAGTCAAAGCTGTGATGGATAGCGCAGGTATCAAATATGAATTGTCTGGTTTTCCTTGGAAGCGAGTTGTATATCTTACCGATCAGAATGAAGTGGTGTTTTCTATACCATGGAGAGGAAAAGAAGAAAGGTTTCAGAAGTACTTTATGGCAGGTCCTCTATCGAGTTCAAAACGGTCTTTTTTGAACTTAAAGGGGAGAACATTCAGTACCAAACTCTTAGTGATTTTAAAAAATATTCGATAG
- a CDS encoding transporter substrate-binding domain-containing protein, which yields MTKKLVNKRFNILIGDITVISSEAKKSGMLDDINVISGPDIFGDVKRYAAFNKSNKEQADKFLAALESLRGTSEWKAIFAKYGLSE from the coding sequence GTGACTAAAAAGTTAGTGAATAAAAGGTTTAACATTTTGATTGGTGACATTACTGTTATATCTTCTGAGGCTAAGAAAAGTGGGATGCTTGATGATATCAATGTTATTTCTGGCCCAGATATTTTTGGTGACGTTAAAAGATACGCAGCCTTTAACAAATCGAACAAAGAACAAGCAGACAAGTTCCTAGCTGCTTTAGAGTCCTTAAGAGGGACTTCTGAATGGAAAGCTATATTTGCTAAGTATGGATTGTCAGAATAG
- a CDS encoding L,D-transpeptidase family protein — protein MLRKIFSLCCCFSTSLYAATYPLPPEGSSMVGRTQYHQVESGESLADIAKQYDVGFLTLMAANKGVDPFLPAEDFVLTIPTQIILPQVPREGIVINLAELRLYYFQPDKNLVHIFPVGIGRVGRDTPEMVTSISQKRPNPTWTPPASIRKEYLEKGIELPSVVPAGPENPLGEYALRLAYGIGDYLIHGTNKDFGIGLRVSSGCIRMDPKDIDWLFHKVKLGEKVRVINEPVKIALEPDRSVFLEAHEPLTRSDGSKKDLNIPKELQWWLEEFHLSDAKARAAILAQNGVPVEVVSPSYSYVD, from the coding sequence ATGCTGCGAAAAATATTTTCCCTCTGTTGCTGCTTTAGTACATCCCTATATGCTGCAACTTACCCACTACCTCCAGAGGGAAGCAGCATGGTCGGGCGTACGCAATACCATCAAGTGGAAAGCGGTGAAAGCCTCGCCGATATCGCAAAGCAATACGATGTCGGCTTTCTTACCTTGATGGCGGCAAACAAAGGCGTAGATCCTTTTCTACCTGCAGAAGATTTTGTCCTGACGATTCCGACGCAAATCATTCTTCCTCAAGTGCCACGAGAAGGGATAGTCATCAACCTCGCTGAGCTGCGTCTGTATTATTTCCAGCCAGACAAGAACCTAGTGCATATTTTTCCGGTTGGTATTGGTAGAGTCGGGCGCGATACCCCTGAGATGGTGACTAGCATAAGTCAAAAACGGCCCAATCCGACTTGGACACCTCCCGCGTCGATTCGCAAAGAATACCTTGAAAAAGGCATTGAACTTCCATCGGTGGTTCCAGCGGGGCCGGAAAACCCGCTTGGGGAATATGCGCTGAGACTGGCTTATGGTATTGGTGATTACCTTATCCATGGTACTAACAAAGACTTTGGCATTGGATTGCGCGTCAGCTCCGGTTGTATACGTATGGATCCCAAGGATATTGATTGGTTGTTTCACAAGGTGAAATTGGGTGAAAAAGTCCGAGTGATCAATGAACCCGTTAAAATTGCACTCGAACCCGATCGCAGTGTATTTCTGGAAGCTCATGAACCGTTAACACGAAGCGATGGTAGTAAGAAGGATTTGAATATCCCTAAGGAGCTGCAATGGTGGCTGGAAGAGTTTCACTTGTCCGATGCTAAAGCGAGAGCGGCTATTCTTGCACAGAATGGAGTGCCAGTGGAAGTGGTCTCTCCGAGTTATTCATACGTTGATTGA